In Phragmites australis chromosome 17, lpPhrAust1.1, whole genome shotgun sequence, the following are encoded in one genomic region:
- the LOC133896665 gene encoding probable protein phosphatase 2C 69, which produces MAMAARTVPLGVLLRRELTNERMERPDVLCGEASRSRKGEDFTLLRADAGQRVAGDPSTSFSVFALFDGHNGTGAAIYAKENLLSNVLRAMPTCLSREEWLAVLPRALVAAFVKTDKDFLAGAETSGTTVTFVIIDEWVVTVASVGDSRCILESADGSVYYLSADHRFDSNPDEVERVTAFGSKVGKMEIVGGPEVGPLRCWPGGLCLSRSIGDLDVGECIIAVPHVKQVKLSNAGGRIIIASDGVWDDLTSGMALDCSRGFPSDVAANRIVNEAIQPRGIRDDTTCIVIDILPPEKLAPSPPKRHGKIAFNNMFRRKSPDVPFRTDREYAEPDMVEEIFEDGSAMLSKRLTTGYALQKFFAPSSCAVCLVRLKSGQGISVHANPLQYEKLRGWQGPFLCQSCHYKKEAMEGKRRPRGPSATTSVFGHMR; this is translated from the exons atggcgatggcggcgaGGACGGTGCCGCTGGGCGTGCTGCTGCGGCGGGAGTTGACGAACGAGCGGATGGAGAGGCCGGACGTGCTGTGCGGGGAGGCAAGCCGCAGCCGCAAGGGCGAGGACTTCACGCTGCTCCGCGCCGACGCTGGGCAGCGCGTCGCCGGGGACCCATCCACCTCCTTCTCCGTCTTCGCG CTGTTTGATGGACACAACGGAACTGGAGCCGCCATATATGCGAAGGAGAATCTGTTGAGCAATGTCTTGCGTGCCATGCCTACGTGCTTGAGCAGAGAGGAGTGGCTGGCAGTGCTCCCACGTGCGCTTGTTGCAGCGTTTGTCAAGACAGATAAAGATTTCCTGGCAGGAG ctgAAACTTCTGGTACAACTGTGACATTTGTGATAATAGACGAGTGGGTTGTAACAGTAGCATCTGTTGGTGATTCACGTTGCATTCTAGAATCTGCTGATGGTTCAGTATACTATTTATCAGCTGATCATCGCTTTGACTCCAACCCAGATGA GGTCGAACGCGTTACTGCATTTGGAAGCAAGGTTGGGAAAATGGAAATTGTCGGTGGTCCCGAG GTTGGTCCTCTTAGATGTTGGCCAGGTGGCTTGTGCCTATCTAGATCGATAGGGGATTTGGATGTTGGTGAATGCATCATTGCTGTTCCTCATGTTAAGCAAGTGAAG CTTTCCAATGCTGGTGGCAGAATTATCATTGCAAGTGATGGCGTGTGGGATGATTTGACTTCTGGAATGGCTCTTGACTGTTCCCGTGGGTTCCCATCAGATGTAGCTGCCAATCGAATTGTTAAT GAAGCAATCCAGCCTCGAGGAATCAGGGATGATACTACTTGCATCGTGATAGACATACTACCTCCAGAAAAACTAGCTCCAAGTCCTCCTAAGAGGCATGGGAAGATTGCATTCAATAATATGTTTCGCCGAAAATCTCCAGATGTTCCCTTTAGGACAGATAGAGAATACGCTGAACCAGATATGGTGGAAGAAATATTTGAAGATGGCTCTGCGATGCTTTCTAAAAG GCTAACTACAGGATATGCACTTCAGAAATTTTTTGCGCCCTCCAGTTGTGCAGTTTGTCTGGTACGATTGAAATCTGGGCAGGGAATTTCAGTACATGCCAACCCATTGCAGTATGAGAAATTACGAGGTTGGCAGGGTCCTTTCCTGTGCCAAAGCTGTCATTACAAGAAAGAAGCAATGGAGGGGAAACGGCGACCAAGAG GTCCTTCAGCTACAACAAGTGTCTTTGGTCACATGCGCTAG